From a region of the Candidatus Brocadia sp. genome:
- a CDS encoding DUF11 domain-containing protein codes for MTKKLFTSFAFFMPWLMLAVLAAAPLLAQQHIARRLGHPSTRFADPVHTIEELRDRLTSEGLVADIDVILNLHDGWQGRIEDFRYAAATAPVTALQIPVGASLPAMSSRKDGKPILVRNLIWGGEEPIDAYEFFFDSKGRRYRCVTPKICCNFWIEDLGPDGRAPVLMIECNTTDEVLVRRPVQVCLTVKNTGDAPEELVTVTLPVPDGAIFSKSGGEANTAAHRVIWRIRNLEPDASKLLCAHFIPQQLGSLTFASAAHGAIAQPVEAQCVTNVTGIPAVLLEVVDVDDPVEVHMQETYEISVINQGLTTLTNVKIVCTLEAHQEFVSGAGATSAQAQGRIITFAPLSTLAPKTTAKWQVVVKAIAAGDVRFATELTSDQFKRSINETEATRQY; via the coding sequence ATGACCAAAAAACTTTTCACATCCTTTGCATTCTTCATGCCGTGGTTGATGCTGGCAGTGCTGGCGGCAGCGCCGCTCCTGGCACAGCAGCATATCGCGCGCCGTCTGGGGCATCCGTCCACGCGCTTTGCCGATCCAGTCCATACTATTGAGGAGTTGCGTGACCGGTTAACCTCAGAAGGGCTCGTTGCGGATATTGATGTTATCCTGAACCTTCACGACGGATGGCAGGGCAGAATTGAAGACTTCCGATATGCGGCAGCGACTGCCCCGGTCACAGCGCTGCAGATTCCGGTCGGCGCCAGCCTGCCGGCAATGTCTTCACGCAAGGATGGCAAACCAATTCTGGTCCGCAACCTGATTTGGGGGGGTGAGGAACCGATCGATGCTTATGAATTCTTCTTTGACTCGAAAGGGCGCCGTTACCGCTGTGTGACGCCTAAAATCTGCTGCAACTTCTGGATTGAAGACCTCGGCCCGGACGGCCGTGCACCCGTTCTGATGATCGAATGTAACACTACGGATGAGGTTCTGGTTCGCCGTCCTGTTCAGGTCTGCCTGACTGTGAAGAATACCGGTGATGCACCGGAGGAGTTGGTTACCGTAACGCTGCCGGTTCCCGATGGTGCGATATTCTCAAAATCAGGCGGAGAGGCCAACACCGCTGCACACCGCGTGATCTGGCGCATTCGCAATCTTGAGCCCGACGCAAGCAAACTCCTCTGCGCACACTTTATCCCGCAGCAACTTGGCTCTCTGACATTTGCATCTGCCGCGCATGGTGCCATCGCCCAGCCGGTGGAAGCGCAGTGCGTTACCAACGTTACCGGCATTCCCGCGGTTTTACTGGAGGTTGTTGATGTTGATGATCCTGTTGAGGTTCATATGCAGGAAACCTATGAAATCAGCGTGATCAATCAGGGTTTAACCACGCTCACCAACGTGAAAATCGTTTGCACGCTGGAGGCCCATCAGGAATTTGTGTCGGGTGCCGGAGCAACGTCCGCTCAGGCGCAGGGTCGTATAATAACCTTTGCGCCACTGTCAACGCTTGCACCAAAAACAACGGCCAAATGGCAAGTCGTTGTAAAGGCCATTGCCGCTGGCGATGTACGCTTTGCGACAGAACTCACGAGCGATCAGTTCAAACGCTCCATCAATGAAACGGAAGCAACCCGGCAATATTGA
- a CDS encoding IS1634 family transposase, producing MRKCWHVSPGKDTNEGWKNPPLLERGREPPGQRKTVKEKWGKLFGAKYDVLLYDLTSTYFESDPPPAVSGSKKRFGYSRDKRSDCVQVVVALVLVLVLVLVLVLVLVLVLVLTPEGFPVAYEVYSGNTRDTATLEEFLDRIEKQYGKFRRTWLMDRGIPTEEMLEKMRERGIDYLVGTPKGHLTRVEKPLLEQTWMRARESVRVKVLRQESEFYVYVESHDRVSKERAMRRRRLRRLWVGLRELRNRKALTRDDLLMHLGALKKEAGRDFRLVTISIPKPREPINENTFRFSLDRKRLRQAYRREGRYLLRSNTQVAAPETVWENYLLLIRIEQAFKDLKGSLSLRPLWHQLERRIEAYIFVSFLAFCLHTTLRNLARGRAGGLTSEAILEKLSGIQMIDVHLPTTYGRHIVMSRYTQPEKDVALLLAQLGLTLPEQPPPKVYASGQVGL from the coding sequence GTGAGAAAATGTTGGCATGTTTCTCCGGGAAAAGACACGAACGAAGGATGGAAAAACCCACCGCTATTGGAGCGTGGTAGAGAGCCGCCGGGTCAGCGGAAGACGGTGAAGGAGAAGTGGGGGAAGCTCTTTGGGGCGAAGTACGATGTACTGCTGTATGATTTGACGAGTACGTATTTTGAAAGTGATCCACCTCCGGCTGTATCGGGGAGTAAGAAGCGTTTTGGATACAGTCGGGACAAACGTTCGGATTGCGTGCAGGTGGTAGTGGCGTTGGTGTTGGTGTTGGTGTTGGTGTTGGTGTTGGTGTTGGTGTTGGTGTTGGTGTTGGTGTTGACTCCGGAAGGATTTCCCGTGGCCTACGAAGTGTATTCGGGCAATACCAGAGACACCGCAACGCTGGAGGAATTTCTGGATCGGATTGAAAAGCAGTATGGGAAATTCCGGCGCACCTGGCTTATGGATCGCGGTATTCCAACGGAGGAGATGTTGGAAAAGATGCGTGAGCGCGGGATTGATTATTTGGTTGGGACTCCGAAGGGGCATTTGACGCGAGTAGAAAAACCGCTACTCGAACAAACCTGGATGCGGGCGAGGGAGAGCGTCCGCGTGAAAGTTCTTCGGCAGGAATCGGAGTTTTACGTTTACGTGGAAAGCCATGACCGGGTGTCTAAGGAGCGTGCCATGCGTAGGCGCAGACTCAGACGTCTGTGGGTGGGCTTGCGCGAACTTCGCAATCGAAAAGCCCTCACGCGCGATGACCTGCTCATGCATCTTGGTGCGTTAAAGAAAGAAGCCGGACGAGACTTCAGGCTGGTTACGATCTCCATTCCCAAACCGCGAGAGCCGATCAATGAAAATACGTTCCGGTTCAGTTTGGATCGGAAACGCCTGAGGCAGGCGTATCGGCGCGAGGGGCGTTATTTGCTTCGTTCCAACACGCAGGTCGCCGCGCCAGAAACCGTCTGGGAAAATTATTTGCTGTTGATACGGATAGAACAGGCATTTAAGGACTTGAAGGGGTCTCTTTCCCTCCGCCCCCTATGGCATCAATTGGAGCGGAGAATTGAAGCCTATATCTTTGTCTCCTTTTTGGCTTTTTGTCTCCACACGACGTTGCGCAATCTTGCGCGGGGGAGAGCCGGAGGGCTGACGTCTGAAGCGATTTTGGAAAAACTGTCGGGCATTCAAATGATAGACGTCCATTTACCGACCACGTATGGCCGTCATATTGTCATGAGCCGTTATACCCAGCCGGAGAAGGATGTTGCCCTCCTTTTGGCGCAGTTGGGACTAACGCTTCCCGAACAACCGCCGCCCAAGGTTTACGCATCAGGGCAGGTCGGTCTGTAG
- the tsaE gene encoding tRNA (adenosine(37)-N6)-threonylcarbamoyltransferase complex ATPase subunit type 1 TsaE → MNEKGLIFRSTSTEETVEYGKRLGMLLSPGDVVALIGELGAGKTTLVKGVVLGLGVTDVRAVKSPTFSLVHTYRGRMPVYHFDAYRLKDSQEMLDIGSDEMIYGNGVALVEWANNVPGCLPEACLRITLWAISQHERTIEMWGSGSRYDKIINDLS, encoded by the coding sequence ATGAATGAAAAAGGATTGATTTTTAGAAGTACAAGCACGGAAGAAACCGTTGAGTATGGCAAAAGGCTTGGTATGTTATTGTCGCCGGGGGATGTTGTTGCCCTTATAGGCGAGCTTGGTGCCGGGAAGACGACTCTGGTAAAGGGGGTTGTCCTGGGACTGGGCGTTACGGATGTGCGCGCGGTAAAAAGTCCCACATTTTCATTGGTGCATACATACCGAGGGCGTATGCCGGTATATCATTTTGATGCATACCGCCTGAAAGATTCTCAGGAGATGCTGGACATCGGAAGTGATGAAATGATCTATGGAAATGGCGTGGCTCTTGTGGAGTGGGCAAATAATGTGCCCGGATGCCTGCCGGAGGCATGTCTGAGAATAACGCTATGGGCGATTTCTCAGCATGAGAGGACTATTGAGATGTGGGGTTCCGGAAGTCGCTATGATAAAATAATAAATGATCTATCATAG
- a CDS encoding thiamine-phosphate kinase, translated as MGEFSFIEWIRKRQKRRRDVVLGIGDDCAVINVSSDRLCLITTDMLVDGTHFDLKKCTVQDVGRKAIACSISDIAAMGCQPTVAVISICFPDHTTEAFARKLYKGIWDIADTYHIEIVGGDIISGRSPFCINVTMLGRDDGLKPIRRSGARVGDAILVTGMLGGAILGKHLSFEPRLKEGVALNKNFSIHAMIDISDGLTADLNHILEESGVGAVLYEDQIPVSPAAVELSVETGHTPLYHALSDGEDYELLMTVSPAQAKKIVSSGLLGDVKVSCIGEIVRGRSVRMKFSAGAIRRIKPHGYEHLQ; from the coding sequence ATGGGTGAATTTTCCTTTATAGAATGGATCCGGAAACGGCAAAAAAGACGCAGGGACGTTGTTTTGGGGATCGGAGATGATTGTGCCGTCATAAATGTTTCTTCAGACAGGTTGTGTCTCATTACCACTGACATGCTGGTAGATGGCACCCATTTCGATCTGAAAAAATGCACCGTTCAGGACGTCGGCAGGAAGGCAATTGCCTGCAGTATCAGTGACATTGCAGCAATGGGGTGTCAACCCACCGTTGCCGTGATTTCGATCTGCTTCCCTGACCATACCACGGAAGCATTTGCAAGGAAGCTTTATAAAGGTATTTGGGACATTGCTGATACCTATCATATCGAAATCGTGGGAGGGGATATTATCAGCGGCCGCAGCCCCTTCTGTATTAACGTTACCATGCTGGGCAGGGATGATGGGCTAAAACCCATCAGGCGTTCTGGAGCAAGGGTAGGGGATGCGATTCTGGTAACCGGTATGCTTGGGGGGGCAATTCTCGGTAAGCATCTCTCTTTCGAACCGCGGTTAAAGGAAGGGGTCGCATTAAACAAAAACTTTTCTATTCACGCCATGATTGATATCAGTGACGGGTTGACGGCGGATTTAAATCACATCCTGGAGGAGAGTGGCGTGGGCGCTGTCTTGTATGAAGATCAAATTCCCGTCTCCCCTGCAGCAGTTGAGCTATCAGTGGAAACAGGGCATACTCCGCTGTATCATGCATTATCTGATGGTGAGGACTATGAATTGCTGATGACGGTATCACCCGCCCAAGCAAAAAAGATCGTGTCGTCTGGATTGCTTGGTGATGTGAAGGTAAGTTGCATTGGGGAAATCGTCAGAGGGCGCAGTGTTCGGATGAAGTTTTCTGCCGGCGCTATCCGCCGTATAAAGCCGCACGGATACGAGCACCTGCAGTGA
- a CDS encoding MFS transporter, protein MSNHALSDTGNTSRTKKTAALKFIILLGVVSLFADVTYEGARSINGPFLALLGASATTVGFVAGLGELIGYSLRLVSGYMSDKIGRYWAITLFGYTLNMLAVPALALAGRWEIAVVLMVMERIGKAIRTPARDAMLSHATREIGRGKGFGLHEALDQIGAVLGPLTVAGVLYFRAGYRTGYAILFVPASITLSILLAARWFYPQPKNLEVPQPELEAKGLPKKFWLYLIAVAFIAAGYADFPLIAYHFRKASVASDTWIPLFYAIAMGVDAIAALFFGYLFDRNGISILIIASLLSMLFAPLVFFGNFSVAIIGVALWGMGMGAQESIMRAAIAEMVPLARRGTGYGIFNAGYGIFWFLGSASMGILYDFSLVALVVFSVVTQCASVPLLLLVKKYSSAGKKEVVF, encoded by the coding sequence ATGAGCAACCATGCACTTTCAGACACAGGCAACACCAGCCGCACAAAAAAAACAGCCGCCTTGAAATTTATCATTTTGCTTGGTGTCGTGAGCCTCTTTGCCGATGTAACTTACGAGGGCGCCAGGAGTATTAATGGCCCGTTTCTTGCCTTGCTTGGGGCAAGCGCAACGACGGTCGGATTTGTCGCAGGGCTTGGGGAATTGATCGGATACAGCCTGCGGCTTGTCTCTGGCTATATGAGCGACAAAATCGGGAGATACTGGGCAATTACGTTGTTTGGCTACACCCTGAATATGCTGGCAGTGCCGGCCCTGGCCCTGGCGGGACGCTGGGAAATCGCCGTCGTGCTCATGGTCATGGAACGTATCGGCAAGGCCATCCGGACTCCGGCGCGTGACGCCATGCTTTCCCACGCGACCAGGGAAATCGGCAGGGGAAAGGGCTTCGGATTACATGAGGCATTAGACCAGATTGGCGCCGTGCTCGGCCCGCTCACGGTTGCAGGAGTTCTTTATTTCCGGGCGGGGTATCGGACCGGTTACGCCATCCTCTTTGTGCCCGCAAGCATCACTCTGAGCATACTCCTGGCGGCGCGGTGGTTCTATCCTCAACCGAAAAATTTAGAAGTACCTCAGCCAGAGCTGGAGGCAAAGGGACTCCCCAAAAAATTCTGGCTTTATCTCATCGCCGTTGCATTCATTGCCGCAGGCTATGCAGACTTTCCCCTGATTGCATATCACTTCAGAAAAGCATCCGTTGCTTCTGACACCTGGATTCCGCTCTTCTATGCTATCGCAATGGGCGTAGATGCCATTGCGGCGCTTTTCTTCGGGTATCTGTTTGACCGCAACGGCATTTCCATACTCATCATTGCTTCCCTCCTTTCCATGCTCTTTGCGCCGCTGGTCTTTTTCGGAAATTTCTCCGTTGCCATCATCGGTGTAGCGCTCTGGGGTATGGGTATGGGGGCGCAGGAATCCATTATGCGGGCGGCTATTGCGGAAATGGTTCCCTTAGCCAGACGTGGCACGGGTTACGGGATCTTCAATGCAGGATACGGCATCTTCTGGTTTCTCGGCAGTGCATCCATGGGAATTTTGTATGATTTCTCCCTTGTCGCCCTCGTTGTATTCTCCGTCGTAACACAATGCGCTTCAGTCCCATTGCTTCTTCTCGTTAAAAAATATTCTTCTGCCGGCAAAAAAGAAGTGGTTTTTTAG
- a CDS encoding CDGSH iron-sulfur domain-containing protein, which yields MPLTLELEPGTYHWCACGNTKNEPFCDGSHKGTGKAPHMFKIILKRKYILCNCQLTRNPPFCDGICRRIKEEGI from the coding sequence ATGCCTCTTACACTTGAGTTGGAACCAGGCACCTATCATTGGTGCGCGTGTGGAAACACGAAAAACGAGCCTTTTTGTGATGGTTCACACAAAGGAACCGGGAAAGCACCTCATATGTTTAAAATTATTCTGAAGAGAAAATATATACTTTGCAATTGCCAATTAACAAGAAATCCACCATTTTGTGATGGCATCTGCCGACGAATTAAAGAAGAAGGTATATGA
- the gatB gene encoding Asp-tRNA(Asn)/Glu-tRNA(Gln) amidotransferase subunit GatB, translating to MEYEVVIGLETHAELATITKLFCGCSTKFGAGPNTQVCPVCLGMPGVLPVMNKKAFEYALKAAIALNCKIGEFTNFDRKSYYYPDLPKNYQTSQNYYNLGVDGSMHIRVNGTMNRIRIHNVHLEEEAGKLIHSEESGADYSLVDFNRAGVPLLEIVSYPDMRNVDEVESYMQTLRKILLYTGVSDCKMQEGSLRFEASISLRKRGSEALGNRVEIKNLNSMKSVLKAIEYETKRQAASLDRGEAIERETRLWDEVNEKSARMRSKEEAQDYRYFPEPDLLPVLIDEKWLDAIKGTIPELPLAKKQRFMEGYKLSDYDTSLLVEEKILADFFEDGIKILDRPKAFCNWITNDLLREVNERKLDIQQLPIRPQQLASLVEIVEKGTISSTIAKEVFSEMIQTGRDPQVIIEEKKLTQISDQGFIETVIGKILSDNPAAIEDYKKGKKNALTFLVGQVMKETKGKANPKVVNELLQKKIDA from the coding sequence GGTTTGGAAACTCATGCAGAGTTGGCTACGATAACAAAATTATTTTGCGGATGCAGCACAAAGTTTGGTGCCGGGCCAAATACGCAGGTATGTCCGGTGTGCCTTGGTATGCCGGGCGTTTTGCCGGTAATGAATAAAAAGGCCTTTGAATATGCGTTGAAGGCAGCTATTGCTCTCAACTGTAAGATTGGTGAGTTTACGAATTTCGACCGAAAGAGTTATTATTATCCCGATTTGCCGAAAAATTACCAGACATCACAAAATTATTATAATCTGGGTGTTGACGGCTCTATGCATATTCGTGTGAATGGAACGATGAACAGGATTCGTATTCATAACGTCCATTTGGAGGAAGAGGCAGGAAAGCTGATACATTCTGAAGAATCCGGCGCAGATTATAGCCTCGTTGATTTCAACAGGGCGGGTGTCCCGTTGCTTGAGATCGTGTCGTACCCGGATATGCGGAACGTTGACGAGGTGGAAAGTTACATGCAAACCCTGAGAAAAATACTTCTCTACACGGGAGTGTCTGATTGCAAAATGCAGGAGGGATCTCTGCGTTTTGAAGCAAGTATTTCACTAAGGAAGAGAGGTTCGGAGGCATTGGGTAACAGGGTGGAAATAAAGAATCTGAATTCAATGAAGTCGGTTCTCAAGGCTATTGAATACGAGACAAAGAGGCAGGCCGCTTCTTTAGACAGAGGAGAAGCCATTGAAAGGGAAACGAGATTATGGGATGAAGTAAACGAGAAGAGCGCCCGCATGCGCTCTAAGGAGGAGGCGCAGGATTACCGGTATTTTCCGGAGCCAGACCTGTTGCCGGTGTTGATTGATGAAAAGTGGCTTGATGCAATAAAAGGGACGATACCGGAACTTCCCTTGGCCAAAAAACAAAGATTTATGGAAGGATACAAACTGTCTGATTATGACACCAGCCTGCTTGTCGAAGAAAAAATTCTTGCAGACTTTTTTGAAGACGGTATAAAAATTCTAGATCGCCCGAAGGCTTTTTGTAATTGGATTACGAATGATTTACTCAGAGAGGTGAATGAAAGGAAGCTGGATATTCAACAGTTACCCATCCGTCCGCAACAATTAGCATCTTTAGTTGAAATAGTGGAAAAAGGCACAATAAGTTCTACTATTGCAAAAGAAGTGTTTTCTGAAATGATTCAGACAGGCAGGGACCCTCAGGTGATCATTGAAGAAAAGAAATTGACACAGATTAGTGATCAGGGATTCATCGAAACGGTAATAGGTAAGATTTTGTCAGATAACCCTGCCGCTATTGAAGACTATAAAAAAGGGAAAAAAAACGCCCTCACCTTTTTGGTGGGACAGGTTATGAAGGAAACCAAGGGTAAGGCAAATCCAAAAGTGGTAAATGAACTTTTGCAGAAAAAAATAGATGCGTGA